Proteins encoded together in one Streptomyces sp. TLI_171 window:
- a CDS encoding TetR/AcrR family transcriptional regulator C-terminal domain-containing protein, translated as MNRETVVAAALDLLDEVGLDAVSTRQLAKRLGVEQPSLYWHFRTKKDLLAAMAQAAMTPHAQAPLPVPGDDWRAWFLENTRSFRRTLLMHRDGARLHAGSTPTADLDRIRHKMAFLVASGVPEQEARTAMLTAGRFTVGSVLEEQADPAPADDPDLPADVPRLDHAAAFEAGLSLIVDGLTPRLAPAAPPAEPGEPA; from the coding sequence ATGAACCGTGAGACCGTGGTCGCCGCCGCGCTCGACCTGCTCGACGAGGTCGGCCTGGACGCCGTCAGCACCCGGCAGCTGGCGAAGCGCCTGGGCGTCGAACAGCCGTCGCTGTACTGGCACTTCCGCACCAAGAAGGACCTGCTGGCGGCGATGGCGCAGGCCGCGATGACGCCCCACGCGCAGGCCCCGCTGCCGGTGCCGGGGGACGACTGGCGCGCCTGGTTCCTGGAGAACACCCGCAGCTTCCGGCGCACCCTGCTGATGCACCGCGACGGCGCACGCCTCCACGCCGGCTCCACGCCCACGGCGGACCTCGACCGGATCCGCCACAAGATGGCTTTCCTGGTCGCCTCCGGCGTGCCCGAACAGGAGGCCCGGACGGCGATGCTGACGGCCGGCCGCTTCACGGTCGGCAGTGTCCTGGAGGAACAGGCGGACCCCGCCCCCGCCGACGACCCGGACCTGCCGGCCGACGTGCCCCGTCTGGATCACGCAGCGGCGTTCGAGGCGGGACTCTCGCTCATCGTGGACGGCCTGACCCCGCGCCTGGCGCCGGCCGCTCCGCCCGCGGAGCCCGGGGAGCCGGCGTAG
- a CDS encoding histidine kinase: MTIPAGLRRTVLRARRDTGFIAAGVLPHLALVPVWSWAAATTARTGNWVLTVSVSAVLVLLAAPVLTAVQRVRYRVLIGVDVPRPTRIGPERWTWASTARRLAAARPWRKIGYHLVLGPLLALLEVLVLAVAAVCLAGVMAWAWSWALPSGIRRDWFGYLIQLPACTAAGLLLLCALPWTARAVAGAEARLALGLLGPSRAQRLQERLDQLAVSRTDLIEAVDAERRRIERDLHDGTQQRLVSLAVNLGLAIATRPDLPSEAREVIATAHLEAKEAIAELNDLVRGLHPAVLEDRGLDAALSGLAARTPLPVRLRVDLEERAAPHVESVAYFVISEALTNATKHAGAMHAEVIVRQVGEVLRVRVTDDGLGGADAAGTGLTGLAKRVGALDGAFHVSSPVGGPTTITAELPCAR; this comes from the coding sequence ATGACGATTCCAGCTGGACTGCGACGCACGGTCCTCCGCGCGCGGCGGGATACCGGCTTCATTGCCGCTGGTGTGCTGCCGCACCTGGCGTTGGTGCCCGTGTGGTCCTGGGCGGCGGCGACCACCGCCAGGACGGGGAACTGGGTTCTGACGGTCTCCGTGTCGGCCGTCCTGGTCCTGCTCGCGGCGCCGGTGCTGACGGCCGTTCAGCGGGTTCGCTACCGGGTGCTGATCGGTGTGGACGTCCCCCGGCCGACCCGCATCGGGCCGGAGCGTTGGACGTGGGCCTCGACGGCCCGGCGGCTCGCGGCGGCGCGGCCTTGGCGCAAGATCGGCTACCACCTCGTGCTGGGCCCGCTGCTGGCGTTGCTGGAGGTGCTGGTGCTCGCGGTGGCGGCGGTGTGCCTGGCGGGCGTCATGGCCTGGGCCTGGTCGTGGGCGCTGCCGTCCGGGATCCGCCGGGACTGGTTCGGGTACCTGATCCAGCTGCCGGCCTGCACCGCGGCCGGACTCCTCCTCCTGTGCGCCCTGCCCTGGACCGCGCGGGCCGTGGCCGGGGCCGAGGCGCGGCTGGCGTTGGGCCTGCTCGGGCCCAGCCGGGCGCAGCGGCTCCAGGAGCGGTTGGATCAGCTGGCCGTGAGCCGGACCGACCTGATCGAGGCCGTCGACGCGGAGCGCCGCCGGATCGAGCGCGACCTGCACGACGGCACCCAGCAGCGGTTGGTGTCGCTCGCGGTCAACCTGGGTCTGGCCATCGCCACCCGGCCCGACCTGCCGAGCGAGGCCCGGGAGGTGATCGCGACCGCCCACCTGGAGGCGAAGGAGGCGATCGCCGAACTCAATGACCTGGTGCGGGGGTTGCACCCGGCCGTGCTCGAGGACCGGGGTCTGGACGCGGCGTTGTCCGGGCTGGCTGCCCGCACGCCCCTGCCGGTGCGGCTGCGGGTCGACCTGGAGGAGCGGGCGGCGCCGCACGTGGAGTCGGTCGCCTACTTCGTGATCTCGGAGGCGCTGACCAATGCGACGAAGCACGCCGGCGCGATGCACGCGGAGGTGATCGTCCGTCAGGTCGGCGAGGTGCTGCGGGTGCGGGTGACCGACGACGGGCTGGGCGGCGCCGACGCCGCCGGCACGGGGCTGACCGGGCTGGCCAAGCGGGTCGGCGCCCTCGACGGGGCCTTCCACGTCAGCAGCCCCGTCGGCGGGCCCACCACCATCACCGCGGAGCTGCCGTGCGCGCGGTGA
- a CDS encoding AAA family ATPase has protein sequence MSQIHGDAAQQVELERVQVSAIGELFDERLAGARAQLGRVLASAADGAGAVYEREVAAGRLAGEVRRMEGAEGGLVFGRIDLVDGTVLRIGRLGLQRDEDELPLLVDWRAGAARAFYEATPVHPLGLRRRRHLSLSGRTVVGVSDELLDGSEPDAGDVVGDGPLAAALQARRTGRMGSAVATLQVEQDAIVRSAHRGVTVVQGGPGTGKTVVALHRAAYVLYAFPKAAERGVLVLGPNARFLDYVSQVLPSLGESDVVLATCEELAGVRPGAVDGFAVARLKGGVELAGALAGSVRARQAPGGEFTVRVGQEWVTLEEGEVAGVREAARASGLAHNRARRLFLELLVDALVRALARGTAETLERLDAEVARLTGIDLDRMAARDLRRLGIDDQPSSAVDEFDAHAVRAALLDDAHLDRAVEEHWPRLRPGGVVEALLADAGALAAHLPHLTDGERASLLRSPGAPWTEADVPLLDEAASLVDGPPERAFGHVVVDEAQELTAMQWRMVVRRCPGRSMTLVGDFAQAGPAATARDWNEALAPHLGGRFDLRTLTVSYRTTQEILATTRELLARIAPEQPPVRSIRHGDEPRSVKVAPEQLAEGLLRELRAQAAAHPGDLLGVVCADGRVAELAAAGVEEHARLVPASEARGLEFDEAVVVDPEGIVAARPAGERDLYVALTRATKRLCTIAVGAASA, from the coding sequence TTGTCGCAGATCCACGGCGATGCCGCCCAGCAGGTGGAGCTGGAGCGGGTGCAGGTGTCGGCCATCGGTGAGCTGTTCGACGAGCGGTTGGCCGGGGCGCGGGCGCAGTTGGGTCGGGTGCTGGCGTCGGCGGCGGACGGCGCGGGCGCGGTGTACGAGCGAGAGGTGGCGGCGGGGCGGCTGGCGGGTGAGGTGCGCCGGATGGAGGGCGCCGAGGGCGGTTTGGTGTTCGGCCGGATCGACCTGGTGGACGGAACGGTGCTGCGGATCGGCCGGCTGGGGCTGCAGCGGGACGAGGACGAACTGCCGTTGCTGGTGGACTGGCGGGCGGGTGCGGCGCGGGCGTTCTACGAGGCGACGCCGGTGCATCCGCTGGGGCTGCGCCGGCGGCGGCACCTGAGCCTGTCCGGCCGCACGGTGGTGGGGGTGAGTGACGAGCTGTTGGACGGCTCGGAGCCGGACGCCGGGGATGTCGTCGGTGACGGTCCGTTGGCGGCGGCGCTGCAGGCGCGGCGCACGGGCCGGATGGGGTCGGCGGTGGCCACGCTCCAGGTGGAGCAGGACGCGATCGTGCGGTCCGCGCACCGCGGGGTGACGGTGGTGCAGGGCGGGCCGGGCACGGGGAAGACGGTGGTGGCGCTGCACCGGGCGGCGTACGTGCTGTACGCGTTTCCGAAGGCGGCCGAGCGCGGGGTGCTGGTGCTGGGGCCGAACGCGCGGTTCCTGGACTACGTCTCGCAGGTGCTGCCCTCGCTCGGCGAGAGCGATGTGGTGCTGGCGACCTGCGAGGAGCTGGCGGGTGTCCGGCCGGGTGCGGTGGACGGGTTCGCGGTGGCGCGCCTCAAGGGCGGCGTCGAGCTGGCCGGGGCGCTGGCGGGGTCGGTGCGGGCGCGGCAGGCGCCCGGCGGCGAGTTCACCGTCCGGGTCGGGCAGGAGTGGGTGACCCTGGAGGAGGGGGAGGTCGCGGGGGTGCGGGAGGCGGCGCGGGCGAGCGGGCTCGCGCACAACCGGGCGCGCCGGCTGTTCCTGGAGCTGCTGGTGGACGCCCTGGTGCGGGCGCTGGCCCGCGGTACGGCGGAGACGCTGGAGCGCCTGGACGCCGAGGTCGCCCGGCTGACCGGGATCGACCTCGACCGGATGGCTGCCCGGGACCTCCGCCGCCTCGGCATCGACGACCAACCCTCCAGCGCGGTCGACGAGTTCGACGCCCACGCGGTCCGTGCCGCGCTGCTGGACGACGCGCACCTGGACCGGGCGGTCGAGGAGCACTGGCCGCGGCTGCGGCCCGGCGGGGTCGTCGAGGCGCTGCTGGCGGACGCGGGCGCGCTGGCCGCCCACCTGCCGCACCTCACGGACGGGGAGCGGGCGTCGCTGCTGCGCTCCCCCGGCGCGCCGTGGACGGAGGCCGACGTGCCGCTGCTCGACGAGGCGGCGAGCCTGGTCGACGGTCCTCCCGAGCGGGCGTTCGGGCATGTCGTGGTCGACGAGGCGCAGGAGCTGACGGCGATGCAGTGGCGGATGGTGGTGCGCCGCTGCCCGGGGCGGTCGATGACGCTGGTCGGCGACTTCGCGCAGGCGGGCCCGGCGGCGACCGCGCGGGACTGGAACGAGGCGCTCGCCCCGCACCTCGGCGGGCGCTTCGACCTGCGGACGCTGACCGTCAGTTACCGGACCACGCAGGAGATCCTCGCCACCACCCGGGAGTTGCTCGCCCGGATCGCCCCGGAGCAGCCGCCGGTCCGGTCGATCCGGCACGGCGACGAGCCGCGGTCGGTCAAGGTGGCCCCGGAGCAGCTGGCCGAGGGTCTGCTGCGCGAGCTGCGGGCGCAGGCCGCCGCGCACCCGGGCGACCTGCTCGGCGTGGTGTGCGCGGACGGCCGGGTGGCGGAGCTGGCGGCCGCCGGGGTGGAGGAGCACGCCCGGCTGGTGCCGGCGTCGGAGGCGCGCGGCCTGGAGTTCGACGAGGCCGTCGTGGTCGACCCGGAGGGGATCGTCGCGGCCCGGCCCGCGGGCGAGCGGGACCTGTACGTCGCCCTGACCCGTGCCACCAAGCGGTTGTGCACGATCGCCGTCGGGGCGGCATCGGCGTAG
- a CDS encoding DUF6193 family natural product biosynthesis protein has protein sequence MDSDLYPDLAAAGSLSALLEQTAAELGVNVVVVPGEWGSLTSAGIASSRPERRPLSVHIGARTRWFGVSGWSQGIELVGGGTSDLAAVVRAGVAWSEGRSLRELREELPFLSSSARAEAHERGPAAVVEVQWRMMREQAAEAPDFREFAALVEAAGAEPRLRQLSVFSSHWTLGFSACTGEPSRVEVALVPSYDGSPYRVQEYLHSGVIGEAATAEEAVALAVAHLPAGLGPAVAGTDAAGG, from the coding sequence GTGGACTCCGATCTCTATCCCGACCTGGCTGCCGCTGGCAGCCTGTCCGCGCTGCTGGAGCAGACGGCGGCCGAACTGGGTGTCAACGTCGTGGTGGTGCCGGGTGAGTGGGGATCGCTCACGTCGGCGGGCATCGCTTCCTCGCGCCCGGAGCGGCGGCCGCTGTCCGTGCACATCGGGGCCAGGACCCGATGGTTCGGTGTTTCCGGCTGGAGCCAGGGCATCGAGCTCGTCGGCGGCGGGACGTCGGACCTGGCGGCCGTCGTCCGGGCGGGGGTGGCGTGGAGCGAGGGCAGGAGTCTGCGGGAGCTGCGGGAGGAGCTGCCGTTCCTGAGTTCCAGTGCGCGTGCCGAGGCGCACGAGCGGGGGCCGGCCGCAGTCGTGGAGGTGCAGTGGCGGATGATGCGGGAGCAGGCGGCCGAGGCCCCGGACTTCCGCGAGTTCGCGGCGCTCGTGGAGGCGGCTGGTGCCGAACCGCGGCTGCGGCAGCTCTCGGTGTTCTCCAGTCACTGGACGCTCGGTTTCAGCGCGTGCACCGGCGAACCGTCCCGGGTCGAGGTGGCGCTCGTCCCCTCGTACGACGGCAGCCCGTACCGCGTCCAGGAGTACCTGCACTCCGGAGTCATCGGTGAGGCCGCCACGGCCGAGGAGGCCGTCGCCCTGGCCGTGGCCCACCTCCCCGCCGGCCTCGGGCCGGCCGTCGCGGGCACCGACGCAGCCGGCGGGTGA
- a CDS encoding response regulator transcription factor, protein MRAVIAEDSVLLRVGLTKVLEMGGFQVVAEAGDAEGLLAAVAEHRPELALIDVRMPPGFTDEGVRAAMEIRRRRPGTPVVLLSQYVEERYAADLLSANTSGVGYLLKQRVADVAEFVAAVRRVADGGTALDPQVVAQLLLRRDSDPLARLTPREREVLGLMAEGRSNAGIAQALVVSESAVAKHINNIFAKLDLPVVDADHRRVLAVLRFLGAARA, encoded by the coding sequence GTGCGCGCGGTGATCGCCGAGGATTCGGTGCTGTTGCGGGTCGGCCTGACCAAGGTGCTGGAGATGGGCGGGTTCCAGGTCGTCGCGGAAGCCGGCGACGCGGAGGGCCTGTTGGCGGCGGTGGCGGAGCACCGGCCCGAACTCGCCCTGATCGACGTCCGGATGCCGCCCGGCTTCACCGACGAGGGGGTGCGGGCGGCGATGGAGATCCGTCGGCGCCGGCCGGGGACGCCGGTGGTGCTGCTCTCGCAGTACGTGGAGGAGCGGTACGCGGCCGACCTGCTGTCGGCGAACACCAGCGGGGTGGGCTACCTGCTCAAGCAGCGGGTCGCCGACGTCGCCGAGTTCGTGGCGGCGGTCCGGCGCGTGGCCGACGGGGGCACCGCCCTGGACCCGCAGGTCGTCGCGCAGTTGCTGCTGCGGCGCGACAGCGACCCGCTCGCGCGGCTGACCCCCCGCGAGCGGGAGGTGCTCGGCCTGATGGCCGAGGGGCGCTCCAACGCCGGCATCGCGCAGGCGCTGGTGGTCAGCGAGAGCGCGGTGGCGAAGCACATCAACAACATCTTCGCCAAGCTCGACCTGCCCGTGGTCGACGCGGACCACCGCCGCGTCCTGGCCGTCCTGCGGTTCCTCGGAGCGGCCCGGGCCTGA